In the genome of Raphanus sativus cultivar WK10039 chromosome 9, ASM80110v3, whole genome shotgun sequence, the window ATAGTTCTCCGTATTTTTCTCGTGTTTAAGTTAGTTCTTGTTATATCACAAACAACCctttagttttagttatttgTAAATATACCCTGTAATTCGTGTAAAGGTAGGGGTGGGCCAAAAAACTCAAACCGAACCAATCCAACCGAAATTAAACCGACCTAAACCAAACcgtgatttttatataattcaATTGATTCATGTTTTATTCAATCCGaatggtttggtttgatttggatttaaaccgaaccaaaccaataacccaatatagttttatttatatatatatatatatatattaacttattataaattttagttaaagttttattttccatttttttaactTCCATATATTTTTTGTTCCACTATAAAGATCAAGATTGTCGGTTCGATAGACCGGATTTGCCACGTCGTTAATTTTGACttagacaacaacaaaaaaaaagcgaCGTGGCAGCAATGACTTTCCCGCGTAGTGATCGCCATGTAAACAGGAGGGTGATAAAGACTGAGCAACAACgtgagagagatagagagatccCAAAAGAATCAACCAGATGCCGTACTACACCAAAGACGATGCTGACGTGGATGACTTCGACGAGTACGACCCGACGCCGTATAGCGGAGGCTATGACATCACCGTGACGTACGGCCGCTCGCTCCCGCCGTCAGACGAGAACTGTTACCCTCTCTCGTCTCTCTCCGGTGACGCATTTGAGTACCAGAGGCCCGTGTTTTCATCAAGACAGGAGCCTTCTGCCTATGGCGACCAGGCTCTCAACACCGAGTACAGTAGCTACGCTCGGCCCAAAACCAAACACGGTGGGAGAAAGGAGAACGAGGGAGATCACAAGAAAGCCAGTcgcaatgatgatgatgataacaaAGAGAGTCAAAGCCACAAAAAATACGTAagttttgattaattttcaaaatgccATTTCTAAATTTTGCATCTAGGTTTTGTGAAAGCAAAATGTTTTACaaacatgtataatattttagcGATATTTCATGTTTTATTCATTGATGTTGGTCTAAGAGAACATCTTTCTAAAGTATCTTGTCTCTGGATTGAAATACTTTTTGTCtcgcataattttttttattgaaatggtaattaattaacaaatgtTTTGGACGAATTTGAAGAGCCTCTTGCTTTGATCGTTATTTATATGTTGCAGAGTGGCAAGGTCGACactgatgatgagaagagcaaaacgaaggagaagaagaaggataagaagaaagatgatgatgatgattatgagaagaaaaagaagaaggacaaGGACCATGATGATGATTGTgatgagaaaaagaagaagaaggatcatTACGACAATgatgatgagaagaagaagaagaagaaagactaTCGTGATGGCTatgatgaaaagaagaagaagaaggaccatcatgatagtgatgatgagaagaataagaagaaggaTCACTACAAGCACAACAAAGGACATCGTGAATACGATGACTAAATAACCTTCTTTTGCTCCGGGAGTACATCTCTTTTAAGTTTCTAACACTAATTAAGAAACCAACGCACACTtttctattttaagtttatgTCAAATGTTATTGTTTCTTGCTTCGAAATTCTGCTATTAAGACATCAAGAAGCCATGATATTATATGCATTACAGATTTAGTGGTGATGTCTTTTGGTTTAACGAATCTGCCTATATTACTTTCCGTCATGTTAATGACCCACAAGAGGATTTTATGCATTATGAGTTGTCTAGTGATGGTGATGATGTCTATTATGCCCCGTTTAACTGCCGCATATACGGTCTATTCCATGCGAGCAGGTAGCGCATCTTAAAAAACTGTTTGCAATTAGAGAAAGAAATCTTGAAGTTGAAAGATACAGAAGTCGAAGACATCGGGTTGCGCTTTTGATTCACATTGAGAATGAAATCTTGAAGTTGCGGTTTGCAGGGATTATCCTCTGAGAATGATATTCGGCTTTGGAAGGGATTGGGAGACTCTTTTAAGCCAACTTTCAGTTCCAAACATACTTGGCAGATGACAAGATTACCTGCCTCACACGTAAGCTGGCATCAGGTGATCTGGTTCTCAGGAGCTACACCAAGGTACGCTGTCTTCACTTGGATCGCCATTCATGATCGTTTGGCCACTGGAATTCGTATTCAAAAATGGAACCCACAAACGGATGCTAATTGTGTCCTATGTTCGGGCCACATGGAAACTCGCGAACACCTTTTTTCAGCTGTGCATACACTCAGTAGATTTGGAAGGGGTTAACATTAAAGCTGTTGGGAACTCGCTACACAGAGGACTGGTTCTGTATTCTAAATCTGTTGGCAGAAACTGGAAGGAACTCTACTCACATGTTTCTTCTCAGATACGCGTTTCAAATTTCTATTCATTCCATATGGCAAGAAAGGAGTGGGAGAAAACACGGAGAAATGCACTAAACTTCTGTTACTTTGCTGAAAGTGATTGATAAAGGTGTGTAAAACCGCATATCTTCTTTGCGCATGGGTGGGAGTCGACGATTTCAGAGAGCTCTAATGGATTGGTTTGCCACAAGAAGTTAGCAAGAGATTaagttgattttgattttgatcttctatttttttcttatagcAAAGCTAAAACAACGTTACACCTGatgtaaaaaagtttttattgtttaaataaatttaacattttttcaaaaaaaaaaaaattagagaaagaaaaagatgagATACAAGACTTTTAATCAGTACGACTTTGGGACAACCAGAATATATGTAATGTTAAATTCTCAAAATCCAAGACAAAGAAAGTGATGCTTTTagtaaaaagaaactaaaaccgAGAACACAAAAATCTGATAAAAGTAAGAGAAACAACTTGTTTGATTAGAGAAGCTTCTTCCTCTCCAAGAATGACTTGAGATGATATAGTTGTAGGCCAGCGACCGACAACGTAAACACGATCGACAGTAAGCTTAAAGTCGCCATTCTCGAGTTTGTCGATCGGTTTAGCTCCTGCATTTCCCGTTCCCTGTCACAGTTCACATTAGCGATTACGAACTCATCATACTGGTTTTGTTTTTCCCAAAATGGATCGTGTAAATCGAATGCTCAATAATTTTATAACCTATCTAATTAAAATGCGCTATAAATTTTTTATGTATCTTACAATGTATGTTACGGCAGTGGCGGACAGAGGTGATGAGACCCCCATCTAATTTTGACTTTTCTTTAGTGATTGCTCATAGTTTAACAAATGCACCCTAACCCTATAACTATTACATAATGAAACAAAATGATGTACCCCATCTAAATATGATCTTGCATCCGCCCCTATATGTTAGATGAGTAGCGGAATGAAATAGTCCAATAATCAAATAATAGAAACACTTTACCCTTTTTatacaatttcaaaaaaaagtcaTAGAACATTTCTTGATAGTTTTTGTTGGGCCAGAAGACGTTTAGGTTTTCCTAACTATATTTGAACACATTTATtgtgtaaatataaaatttgatgaaTGTCTGAAGTggtaaaaattatgaaattgtGTGTTTCCAAACATAAAATCCTAAAAAAGGTAAATACTGTATACAACTCATCACCAAAATACTCTTATCATCAACAAATGTACAGGCTAactattaaatgaaattatgattcttaaaacaaaaataagagataacgaagaagaagaggaaataACATTTTAGGTTAAAGTTCGATTGCTTAATTGTACCTCTCCCGGAGTTCAAACATTTCGTCATGTATAGATTCCGTCACGTCTCGTAGTTTGCTCACCTCCACCTCCATCATCTGAGCATAAACATCATCTTACTAAAGTAAGTTACACACAGAAATGCGCTTCAGATCGACATGCGCTTAATATCGGAGAAAAACTAATTAGCTAGGTTTCAATAAGAGAGATCAGAAATGGTTTGGCAAACAGAAAAACGCAAGTTTAGATATATAGTCAGAGCCGGACCTGAGATATCCGGGGCCCtatttaaagtaaaaatgaTTATATCTTAGATTTCATGATAAGAATGCAACACTAGTTTGTACGTTAATCTGGCCTCTCTTGGCAATGGTGGACCAATCTTTAGCCTCCACGCCACTTTTCCACTCAAAATCAACGGCGAACTTAGCCGGGGGTTTAAAACCGGGAGCCACAAAACACGTTGTGTAATCGCCGCTTTCCATCGCCGTGAACACGAATTGTCCAGACTCCACATTTTCCGCATGATGCTGACTGTGCCCTTTAGGCGAGGCCACCTTATACATACATTTTATACGTATACAGtgagtcttttttttgttaaggtTAAACGAGTAGTTCTGAGCAGATATTTACACATAAATGATTGGATGATTAAACATAATCGGACCAGATCAAACCATATTAACCCATGACCTATAACTTCTCCGGTTTAGTTACCGGTCCGGTTTAACGATATTGAATCATAgattataatataactaaagCTTACAGTGACATAGATTTTGTGGGAAGCCGGAAGATGGAGAGCTTCGTTGGGATTGACGATGGAGTAATTTCCTACagtcatataatttattttgatatcgTCGGAGATGCATTTGGTGCTGCCTGATTCCAGATCCAATCTCATCGATTCTCCTATTCTCATCATCAGTGTCATCATTATGATCCATCTTAACGTTGTCATCTGAATCTTACATCTCGATGATAGCAAATCCATCTTTCAATAACACAAtaacttttttgtttaatggttggaaggaaaaaaatatatatgtagttGTTTTGATTGTCATATAGCTTATACGATCAGCTTCCGTGTAACAAGCTTCCGTGTAACAAGGAACTGATAAGTTTATGTTTGGTTTGGGACTAGAGGAACATACACACTTGTGGTTACAAATCACTAATGAAGATCTGAAACccaaaaatagaataaaactcTCCTAATCTCGCCCATGAATTTTGGGTATTTTGAGATGAGTAACGCTAAGAGACATTTTTATGAATAGATGAAGTGCCCTGAAAGTAGAGCCGGGCCTGAAGGCATTTGTTCGAAACATTTGAATGCccctatttaaaaaaaaaatatttatttattagtggttaaattttataagaaaatttcaaaactaaaagaaactaaaatatagttcataatttttttataaaatataaaacatatttttgttattatgaTTTAACTATAAATAACTTGGTAGTACaactaaaatgatatattattatgataaatctataagaaaatttcaaaaaaaactaaagacaagaatagataatttttttataagacataaaatataattttgttattaagatttaattataaataaactttggtttttgtttaaaataaataaattaataaattattttaaaggaaaataataataataataataataataataatcatattttttattttgaatagaGCTCCGAAAATCTCATGACCGATACCGTCCGAAAACATCTTTTTAGTAGTTTTCCTAAGTGGATTTCTTAacacatattttaatattttactagtaatatactctttttttttcatatgtgACACAATGGCCTAACTTGGTGAGATGGTCCACTTGGAAGCCTGACTTGGTGAGATGGCAGCAGAGGTGGTactagtaatattttttttcaaagtgTAACTACAATATCTATTTGCAAATTATAATCTCGAGAACTAGGATCTGAAGCCGATTATGAATTTTTGAATACTCCATAACTAAGGAATTTTATATGTGTTATGGATTTACAAAGTTTTCACAATCGTAACACAATCTGTTACGATatagattaataaaaattaagaaagcgacgaaaatatatgtaagttgttattaattatatatctctaaccaataatatttaagataaataaaattatttataaaatcaatgcagtttgtaattaattttcagctgaaagtaaatataatttatattaaaattataaaataatatttttatttaaccagaaaaaatgttaaatgaCATTTATTACGACGGATGGAACATTAGAATATCTCAAAAGTTAATTGTACGGTAGTTCTGACTTCTGTCTAATAAATTTTCATACGCATTTAAACCAAATAATTAGATGTACACATACATACAAAGAAAGTCAGACAGACTCGAATGTGATGTTAGTGATTACTATTCCCATTTAAGAATCTATTGACCTATCTTTTTCGCTTCTTAGCTGCATGAGATTTGTATACACATAAAAACTGAAGCTCGATCTAGTTCTTACACACA includes:
- the LOC108826561 gene encoding transmembrane emp24 domain-containing protein p24delta11-like, with protein sequence MDLLSSRCKIQMTTLRWIIMMTLMMRIGESMRLDLESGSTKCISDDIKINYMTVGNYSIVNPNEALHLPASHKIYVTVASPKGHSQHHAENVESGQFVFTAMESGDYTTCFVAPGFKPPAKFAVDFEWKSGVEAKDWSTIAKRGQINMMEVEVSKLRDVTESIHDEMFELREREREMQELNRSTNSRMATLSLLSIVFTLSVAGLQLYHLKSFLERKKLL
- the LOC108826535 gene encoding uncharacterized protein At5g39570-like, coding for MPYYTKDDADVDDFDEYDPTPYSGGYDITVTYGRSLPPSDENCYPLSSLSGDAFEYQRPVFSSRQEPSAYGDQALNTEYSSYARPKTKHGGRKENEGDHKKASRNDDDDNKESQSHKKYSGKVDTDDEKSKTKEKKKDKKKDDDDDYEKKKKKDKDHDDDCDEKKKKKDHYDNDDEKKKKKKDYRDGYDEKKKKKDHHDSDDEKNKKKDHYKHNKGHREYDD